The Candidatus Korarchaeota archaeon NZ13-K genomic sequence TCCTAGCTTGGATGTACTCAGCACCCAGCCGCTCCGCTCCGGCCTTCAGTAGATCTATCAGCTCCTTTCTGGTCTCGCCGCTTATCAGAAACTCAACATCTTCGTTGATGGATGAAATGAAGGATTTGGCCACCTCCCTCCTGTTCTCGCCCAAGAACTCCGCGTGGTCCATCCTCACGTTGGTTATCGTGACGATGTCCGGCCTCACCATCCTGTGGAAGACCCTCATAGTGTAAGGTGTTATCGCCTGATTTTCGATTATCAGGACATCATGGGGGATCTTAATGACATCTAGATTCTCATCTAAGACGGATCTTGGCCTTATGTTCATTCTGAATTCCGAATCAGCGATCCTGACGATCGCATCCTCCCCGGTGGTCTTTGAGACGACCTTCAATCCCCTCCTCATGAGGAGATCGTGCACCATGTTTACCGTGGTTGTCTTTCCGCGAGTCCCAGACACGGAGATCCTCATGAGGATCCCTTGATCAACCAGTAGGTGAGGGATATCGCGATGAATGTGAGCACAAACGAAATCGCTGTTTTAATTTGATCCCTGCTTGAGTGAGTATCGTAAGCCATCTGCCCTGAAAGCATCGATAGCGCTAATGAGATCTCATCTGACTTCGCGAGCGAGTAAGGGAGCATCAGGAGCAGTGAGGTGAGGAGCTGTATGTGGAACACGCGCATCCCGTACACTAGGAACCTCCTGAAAACGGCCTCGCCCACTAAGATCGAGATGGAGAAACATAGAAGAAACATTATACTAAAAAGTGGTCTATTGAAGGAATATATGGCTCCGATGACCGGATATGGTACAATATTTCTCACGTTATAACGCCTATATAATGCGTAAGATATCACTACCGCGGCTGCCGATAGTGCGAACTCTAGAAGCATGAACCGATGTCACCAGGCAGGCATAAATACATTGTTCCGGAATCGTTCCAGGGGCTCCGCTAATCCCATGTAGAATATTTTAACTCGAATGCGGAGCGACCCCTCCTCATATGGAAATTTTTTTAAGAAAGACCTGCGACGCATTGGAGGCCGGAGGTGTCAGCATGGCCGAGCAGTTGAACCCTTGGGAGAATGCCCTCAAGCAGCTGGATAAGGCCGCCAAGGTGCTGAAACTAGACCCGGGGATTCACCAGATCCTCGCGACACCGAAAAGGGTGCTGGAGGTCCAGATCCCTGTTAGGATGGATGACGGTTCCATCAAGGTCTTCCTGGGTTGGAGGGTTCAGCACAACGATGCCAGGGGGCCCTTCAAGGGGGGCATAAGGTATCACCCCGACACGAACGTCGATGAGGTGAAGGCCCTAGCGATGTGGATGACCTGGAAAACTGCCGTGGTTGATGTCCCGTTCGGTGGCGGGAAAGGAGGCGTCAGGGTTGATCCCAGGGCCCTCAGCCCGGGAGAGCTGGAGAGGCTCACCAGGAGGTACGCCTATGCTATAGCCCCGATAATAGGTGTGGACATAGACATACCAGCCCCCGACGTCTACACGAACCCGCAGACGATGGCTTGGATAGTCGACACCTACAGCATGATCAAGGGCTACTTCGAGCCGGGCGTGATAACCGGGAAGCCGCTGGAGGTAGGAGGGAGTGAGGGGAGGAATGAGGCCACAGCTAGGGGATTGCAATACGTCACTGAGGAGGCTGTGAAGGTCCTTGGGATCGATCCTAAGAAGGCCAAGGTTGCGGTCCAGGGCTATGGTAATGCCGGCTACTTCTCAGCGAAGTTCATGCAGGAGCTCGGCATGAAGATCGTGGCCGTGAGCGATTCCAAGGGGGCGATATACAACCCAGACGGGCTGGACCCAGATAAGGTATTGGAGCACAAGAACAAGACCGGCTCCGTCGTAGGCTTCCCAGGCTCCACCTCCTTGGATAGCGATCCTAAGAGGGCTAATGAAAAGCTACTGGAGCTAGATGTGGATGTGCTCATACCAGCGGCCATTGAGAACGTCATAACCGATAAGAATGCCGATAACATCAAGGCCAAGCTCATAGTGGAGGCGGCAAACGGGCCGACGACTCCTGAGGCCGATAGCATACTCCATGAGAGGGGCATCACGGTGGCTCCCGATATACTGGCCAACGCGGGTGGCGTCACCGTCAGCTACTTCGAGTGGGTTCAGGCGAGGACCAGGGAGTGGTGGGACATAGATACCGTGAGGATGAAGCTGAGGGCTAAGATGACGAAGGCCTTCAGGGACGTTTACGAGATGCACAAGGAGCTCAAGGTTGACATGAGAACAGCTGCGTTGGCCTTAGCCGTCAAGAGAGTGGTTAGGGCGATGGAGCTCAGGGGGATCTGGCCCTAAAAATATTTTTCTCATCTTTTTCTCATCTTTTTAACAGAATGATCCCTTCCCCATGAGCCCATCCTCATGCAGCACTCGGCTCAGGTGGGCCTTCCAGAGTATCCCTATGATGGCTCCTGAGAGCCTCTATCCTTCCTCTAGATAAGGGTAGCTCGGGCCTCTCCGGCAGCAGGCCCTGTGGTCTGAACATGGCTATCAGCACTATCGTGAGTCCTATTAGGATGTACTCTAGCCAGTTAGGATTTATCGGTATCAAGGACTCCAAAGTTGTTTTGTATGCAAATATGAGACTCCTTATGGTGGAGAATGCGAGCGTCCCCACCAGTATCCCCATGTTGTTCCCAGCCCCACCTAGCATCATGAAGGCCCAAGGCCAGAACGTCCAGGTCACTCTGTTGTAAGTGTATGCCTTCAGGCTCATTGTGTATAGAGTCCATAGGGCCCCACCCAAGGCGGCGACGGATCCTCCTATTATAAGAGCTTGGGATCTGAGCTTCACTATGTCCTTTCCGAAGGCCCTGGCCGCCATTTCCATGTCCCTCATGGCTTTAAGGGATCTCCCGAATGGGGACCTGATCAGCAGCTGGAGGTAAATGTACACCATCATAGCTACGCACAGTATCACTGCCGCGCTGAAGATGAACCTAGCTTGACCCGCCCCAACGAACCTGAACACATCGGGGACCGTGATACCCTCAGTCCCCCCCGCGATTGGGTCGTAGTACTTGACCACCGTTTGAAGCGCCTCGCCGAAAGTCAGCAGCGTTATCCCTAGGTATGCCTCACGGAGCCTTATCGCCGGATATGACGCTAAATACCCTATTATACCCCCCATCAGCGCCGCCACGGCTAGCGAGAGCACCAGCATTAGGATGGACTCCAGAGGACTCGAGCTCAATCTTCTGTTCATCTCCTCCACTATCCTCAGGTTCGTGAAGACATCCGCGTAGTCACCTCCCCATGGGAGTCCGTAGTAGAGGGCCATTAATCTCCCGGCTATGGATCCGGCCCCTATGGCGCCGGCCAGTACAGCCAGAACTCTACCGAACTGTGGGATTCCCGCTATGCCTACCTCCAAATTAAGGCTTAGGGTCACTATCAGGAAGATACTGAAGTTAACGATTATGCTGAGGAATAGAGGGTCTGAGAGCACTTCTATTAACCCCTCCAATCCGATCACCTCCTCCTTGAGATCTTACCCATGTTCAGGGCTCCGAGTCCCTCGGGGTAGAGTAGTAGGAAGGTAGCCATCACTAGTAGAGGTATTATCGGCTGATAGACTACTAGGTTCCTAGAGATGTAGGTCGCGACCAAAGTTATCACTATGTATTCACTCATTCCTATAAGGTAGCCCCCGGCGAAGCCACCGAAGAGAGAGTAGAGACCACCAACTATAGATCCTGCGAACTCCGGGACTATGACTGAGCTTCCCACGGCGGGTGTACCGGTGACCACCATCGAGAGTATCGCCCCAGCGAGCCCCGCGAGAGCCCCGCCAAGGAACCAGGATGTCAGATAGATGGTTTCAGGATTTATCCCAACTATCTCTGCTAGTGATGGATTTTCTACTGTAACTCTGAGTGTTATACCAAATTTTGTTCGATTTATGACATATTTAAGGGAGATCACCGTGATCACCACCAAGAGCAGTGAGATCACGGGAATTCCCCTCAATGCGAAGCCCCCAATATGAGCCAGTACTATGTCCTCCGTCGACAGTACGATTAATCTTGCATTCACCTTGTAGTTCTCAGTCAAGTAATCGGCGAATATGTTGAGTAAAGCGAAGTACACGAGGTCCACACCCAATGTCGACATCATCAGAGTTATCATGTCGGCCCTCCTCTTCAGGAGCCACCTATTGACCGTAAGGTACGTCAGAACACCCAGAGCCCCCGAGAACAGTGCCGCCAATGGAAAGAACATGTAAGGATGCCCCTTCTCCTTAAAAAGCACCTTGCTGAACGTAAAGATCGTATAAAACCCCAAAGCGGTCATGGATGCATGGGCGAAGCTGAAGGTACCGGTAGTCATGTAAATCAGCGTTATACCGGCAGCAGCCAGAGCTATTGCGCTGGAATAGCTGACGGCTGTAGTTAGAACCTCCAGCATCTCATCACCCCCTGGCGTTACTCCATTACTTGATACAGTTGATTTAGAGACGGGGATTCCACTAGCGATTTTAAGCTTTGAGTTCATAGCGGGATGCAGCCGAGGGGCGAATCTTCTGGAAATCACGATCCTTGTGACGTCCCCTGAATGTCAGTAAATCCAGATGCGCTGAAATCCCATTTAATTAACATGTTTCTCCATATGACCCGCATGAAGTCGGATGAAACATCGCCATTTCATGCGATCAGGTTGATGTGGCCGACGCTGAGGGGACCACAGTGGAGCCCGAACCACACATAATGGTAAAAAACTAAGGGCTCGGATCCGTCCCCCAGCCATCACGTGGAGGTCAGTCCTATGAGCAACAGGGTGGCATATGCCTTATTGCTGGTTTTTCTTCTCATCGGATTCGGTCTAGGGTACATGACCAAGGGAGGAGAGGGCGTCACAACCGTCACGAAGACAGAGACAGTCACTTCCGCTGTGAGTCAGGCGACTGGGTTGAGTGGGGAGGTTTACATAGGAGCCCTTCTCCCCCTCACAGGGCCCCTGGGCTCATTTGCTGAGAACGACATGGTTGTGCTTAAACTGGCAGAGAAGGACGTTAATGATTGGTTAGAGCAAATAGGGGCGAAATGGCGAGTCAAGGTATTGTTCGAGGACACCGCCCTAGATCCCAAGCAGGCATTGGACAAGGTGCAGGCCCTCCATTCCAGAGGAGTGAAGATATTCATAGGACCCATGGCAAGCTCCGAGGTCAAAGAGGTCAAGGGTTATGCTGATGCCAATAAATTGCTCATGATATCGCAGAGCTCGACTTCTCCGGCTCTCGCCATTCCGAACGATATGATCTACAGGTTCTGCCCCCCTGATGAGTTCCAAGGTGCCGCCTCAGCGAGGGCCACATTCGATCTCGGGGTGAGGTATGTGGTAGCTGTCTGGAGGGGAGACGCCTGGGGGGATGGGCTAGTCGATTCCTATGAGAGGGCCTTCACCAAGTTGCTAGGGGATAGTGGTGAGAAGGGGGAGGTGCTGGGGAAGGGCAACGGGAAGGGAATCAGGTATGATCCCGATACCAAGGAGTTCACCACTATAGCTTCCCAGCTGGCGAACATCGTAAAGGAGCTAGTTAGGGAGCATGGGGCGGATAAGGTTGGGGTTTACTACGCTGGCTTCGGGGAGTATGTTCAGTTCGTGGCTGCCGCATCACAGTATGAGGTCCTATGGAAGGTTAGGTGGATCGGCTCTGATGGCACAGCTCTGTTGGGAGATATACAGACGAATGAAAAAGCTGCTAAGTTCTCCTATGAGACCAAGTTCATAAGTCCCATGTTCGGTACACCCTCACCGTTGCAAGAGAGGATCGCCTCTGAGGTTAAGAGGCAGTTGGGAAGGCTACCTGAGAGCTATGCTTACGCTTCATACGATGCCCTATGGCTCGTAGCAGTCGCCCTAAACATGGTTGATGAGTACGATCCCGTTTCAGTGGCTAAGGTGCTGCCCTCATTAACTCAAAGATGGTATGGGGCAACAGGCGTGTTCAAGCTGAACGAGAATGGGGACAGGGCCTTCTCGGATTACATGTTCTGGATGGTGGTGCCATCCGATGGGAAGTACGAATGGAAACTGGCTGGAGGTTACTCCTACGAGACAGGAAGCGTGACATGGACTGACGAGTTCCTAAAGCTCATCGGCAGGAAGTAGTACCGTAATATTTTTACCTTTTTTACTGTAGGAGGATTATTAATAATTTATACTCTTATATTTTTGTTTTGAAAGAAAAATAAAATCACCATCAAGCGTTCATCATAACAGGGATGTAGATGTTAAGGCGCCCGAATGCGGGATGCCTTCTAAACTCCTCCGCGATAGCACCTACATTCATTAAGCAAAACATGATAATGCCTAAAGTGATATACTCCATCTTTACCCACTCAATTATCCGAATTGGGAGACGTAAGCCTCACCGATATGTGAAGACCCTGGCACACCAATGATTAAATTTCCTCCCTCAGGCGTCATGTCGTTAGCGCTGGGTGATCTTCAGATGGAGGGGGATCAAAAACAGAGCGTGCTGTCAACTAAGAACCTGACCAAGAGGTTCGGTGGATTAATCGCTGTCAATGACGTCTCCTTGGAAGTAAGGAGGGGGACCATTACGATGATAATGGGGCCCAATGGTTCCGGGAAGACCACGCTGATAAACCTGTGCTCTGGGATGTTGAAGCCCGATGAGGGCAGGATATTCTTCGAAGGTAGGGATATAACGGGTTGGCCTCCACATAAGATATACGAGCTCGGGTTCATAAGAACCTTCCAGATACCAACTCCCTTCCTGAGGCTCAGCGTACTCGAAAACGTCTTGGTGGCTATGAAGAATCGCGGTGAGAACCCCCTGATGGCCCCATTGAGGCGCTCATGGATCAAGGAAGAGGAAGAGAATGTGAGGAGGGCGATGAACATACTTAAGAGGGTTGGCTTGGACGATCTTTGGGACAGAGAGGCTTTCAAACTCGGAGGAGGTCAGCTAAAGATGCTAGAGGTCGCAAGAGCGCTGGCAGCCGGGGCTAAGCTCATCGCGCTAGATGAGCCGATAGGGGGTGTTGATCCATCGTATGCGAACGATATACTGGGCTACCTCGATAATCTGAGGAGGGACCTCAACATCACATTGCTCCTGATAGAGCATAGGATAGATATAGCCCTTCCATTCGCTGAGCACGTCTACGTGATGGACAGAGGGGTCATAATATCACAGGGAACACCTGAAGATGTTTTAAACGATCCTAAAGTCACAGAGGTATATCTAGGGTGAATGGGAAATGCCTGAGCGGATCGTGGAGGTAGAGAACCTCACCTCCGGGTACGGGAAACTCAGGATACTGTTTAATGTTAACTTTTACGCTGAAGCTGGGGATATTACTGTGATAGTTGGACCTAATGGCGCTGGTAAGACGACTCTTTTAAACAGTATAATGGGTGCTGCTACAATACACTCCGGAATCGTGAGGTTCGAGGGGAGGGACGTCACGAAGCTCCCCACATATAAGAAAGCCAGGATGGGTCTGGCTTACTTACCTCAATATGGAAATGTCGCTTCTGGCCTTACAGTCGAAGAGAACCTCAGAATGGCTGGATACCTGCTGGATAGAGATGAGCTGGAGGAGAGGGTCCATGAGGTGATCGAACTATTCCCGAAGTTGAGGGAGCTACTGGCGAGGAAGGCTGGCACCCTCAGCGGTGGGGAGAGGAGGATGCTCGCTATAGGAATAGCCCTGATGAGGAGGCCCAAGGTCCTACTGTTGGATGAGATGACCACGGACCTCGCACCCATAGTGGTCAAGCAAGTTCTGAGTAAGATCGTTGAGCTGAGGGATCATCTGAAACAAACAGTGATAATGGTGGAGCAAAATGCTAAAAAAGCATTGGAAATAGGGGATAGAGCTTATCTATTGGTCAGCGGTGAGGTGAGGTTTGAGGGAGACCCCAGGGATCTTCTGAATGATCCTCAATTTTCTAAACTATATCTTGGGATAATGAGATAAAACACACCATTTCTTTAAACAGCATCCAGCCGGACCAATAAGTTTTTAAATTAAACTTGACAACAGAGTGGGTGTCTCGATGCTCGGCTTGGAGGAGGCCAGGCGTTTCCTTCAATCGGCTTACCCGATAACATACCCAGTGATATTCGAGAGGGCCAAGGGAATCGAGATGTGGGACGTGGATGGCAGGAAATATTTGGACTTCCTTTCAGGAATAGGGGTGGTCAATTACG encodes the following:
- a CDS encoding Glu/Leu/Phe/Val dehydrogenase; its protein translation is MAEQLNPWENALKQLDKAAKVLKLDPGIHQILATPKRVLEVQIPVRMDDGSIKVFLGWRVQHNDARGPFKGGIRYHPDTNVDEVKALAMWMTWKTAVVDVPFGGGKGGVRVDPRALSPGELERLTRRYAYAIAPIIGVDIDIPAPDVYTNPQTMAWIVDTYSMIKGYFEPGVITGKPLEVGGSEGRNEATARGLQYVTEEAVKVLGIDPKKAKVAVQGYGNAGYFSAKFMQELGMKIVAVSDSKGAIYNPDGLDPDKVLEHKNKTGSVVGFPGSTSLDSDPKRANEKLLELDVDVLIPAAIENVITDKNADNIKAKLIVEAANGPTTPEADSILHERGITVAPDILANAGGVTVSYFEWVQARTREWWDIDTVRMKLRAKMTKAFRDVYEMHKELKVDMRTAALALAVKRVVRAMELRGIWP
- a CDS encoding branched-chain amino acid ABC transporter permease → MNSKLKIASGIPVSKSTVSSNGVTPGGDEMLEVLTTAVSYSSAIALAAAGITLIYMTTGTFSFAHASMTALGFYTIFTFSKVLFKEKGHPYMFFPLAALFSGALGVLTYLTVNRWLLKRRADMITLMMSTLGVDLVYFALLNIFADYLTENYKVNARLIVLSTEDIVLAHIGGFALRGIPVISLLLVVITVISLKYVINRTKFGITLRVTVENPSLAEIVGINPETIYLTSWFLGGALAGLAGAILSMVVTGTPAVGSSVIVPEFAGSIVGGLYSLFGGFAGGYLIGMSEYIVITLVATYISRNLVVYQPIIPLLVMATFLLLYPEGLGALNMGKISRRR
- a CDS encoding ABC transporter ATP-binding protein; amino-acid sequence: MEGDQKQSVLSTKNLTKRFGGLIAVNDVSLEVRRGTITMIMGPNGSGKTTLINLCSGMLKPDEGRIFFEGRDITGWPPHKIYELGFIRTFQIPTPFLRLSVLENVLVAMKNRGENPLMAPLRRSWIKEEEENVRRAMNILKRVGLDDLWDREAFKLGGGQLKMLEVARALAAGAKLIALDEPIGGVDPSYANDILGYLDNLRRDLNITLLLIEHRIDIALPFAEHVYVMDRGVIISQGTPEDVLNDPKVTEVYLG
- a CDS encoding branched-chain amino acid ABC transporter permease gives rise to the protein MEGLIEVLSDPLFLSIIVNFSIFLIVTLSLNLEVGIAGIPQFGRVLAVLAGAIGAGSIAGRLMALYYGLPWGGDYADVFTNLRIVEEMNRRLSSSPLESILMLVLSLAVAALMGGIIGYLASYPAIRLREAYLGITLLTFGEALQTVVKYYDPIAGGTEGITVPDVFRFVGAGQARFIFSAAVILCVAMMVYIYLQLLIRSPFGRSLKAMRDMEMAARAFGKDIVKLRSQALIIGGSVAALGGALWTLYTMSLKAYTYNRVTWTFWPWAFMMLGGAGNNMGILVGTLAFSTIRSLIFAYKTTLESLIPINPNWLEYILIGLTIVLIAMFRPQGLLPERPELPLSRGRIEALRSHHRDTLEGPPEPSAA
- a CDS encoding ABC transporter ATP-binding protein, which translates into the protein MPERIVEVENLTSGYGKLRILFNVNFYAEAGDITVIVGPNGAGKTTLLNSIMGAATIHSGIVRFEGRDVTKLPTYKKARMGLAYLPQYGNVASGLTVEENLRMAGYLLDRDELEERVHEVIELFPKLRELLARKAGTLSGGERRMLAIGIALMRRPKVLLLDEMTTDLAPIVVKQVLSKIVELRDHLKQTVIMVEQNAKKALEIGDRAYLLVSGEVRFEGDPRDLLNDPQFSKLYLGIMR
- a CDS encoding ABC transporter substrate-binding protein, which translates into the protein MEVSPMSNRVAYALLLVFLLIGFGLGYMTKGGEGVTTVTKTETVTSAVSQATGLSGEVYIGALLPLTGPLGSFAENDMVVLKLAEKDVNDWLEQIGAKWRVKVLFEDTALDPKQALDKVQALHSRGVKIFIGPMASSEVKEVKGYADANKLLMISQSSTSPALAIPNDMIYRFCPPDEFQGAASARATFDLGVRYVVAVWRGDAWGDGLVDSYERAFTKLLGDSGEKGEVLGKGNGKGIRYDPDTKEFTTIASQLANIVKELVREHGADKVGVYYAGFGEYVQFVAAASQYEVLWKVRWIGSDGTALLGDIQTNEKAAKFSYETKFISPMFGTPSPLQERIASEVKRQLGRLPESYAYASYDALWLVAVALNMVDEYDPVSVAKVLPSLTQRWYGATGVFKLNENGDRAFSDYMFWMVVPSDGKYEWKLAGGYSYETGSVTWTDEFLKLIGRK